A window from Tenacibaculum singaporense encodes these proteins:
- a CDS encoding NRDE family protein, with product MCTVTYLPLGNKNFILTSNRDEDPKRKTIAPKTYVEDGIKLTYPKDELAGGTWIGLSEKNRLICLLNGGFTKHERAESYRMSRGVIVKQLLKVEDPVEIINHFDFEGIEPFTIVLVDWASELKAYELVWDVKGKHFQELDKTPKIWSSSTLYTDEMKQLRKEWFADWLSENKEFHQSDIVNFHQDETRGSKEISLKMKRHNVETVSVTSVIKNEKQLSMSYYDLHSNINKIEAEIIRL from the coding sequence ATGTGTACGGTAACTTATTTACCCTTAGGGAATAAAAATTTTATATTAACTTCAAATAGAGATGAAGACCCGAAACGAAAAACGATTGCACCAAAAACATATGTTGAAGACGGGATAAAATTAACCTATCCGAAAGATGAATTGGCAGGAGGTACATGGATAGGGTTAAGTGAAAAAAACAGATTAATTTGCTTGTTAAATGGGGGCTTTACAAAACATGAAAGAGCAGAGTCATACCGAATGAGTAGAGGAGTTATTGTAAAACAACTATTAAAGGTTGAAGACCCTGTTGAAATAATTAATCATTTTGATTTTGAAGGAATTGAGCCTTTTACCATCGTATTAGTTGATTGGGCTTCGGAATTAAAAGCGTATGAGTTGGTTTGGGATGTAAAAGGGAAACATTTTCAAGAGCTAGATAAAACTCCTAAAATCTGGTCATCATCTACACTATATACTGATGAAATGAAACAGCTAAGAAAAGAGTGGTTTGCAGATTGGTTATCGGAAAATAAAGAGTTTCATCAATCGGATATTGTTAACTTTCATCAGGATGAAACAAGAGGTAGTAAAGAAATATCATTAAAAATGAAGCGTCATAATGTAGAAACTGTTAGTGTAACTTCAGTAATAAAAAATGAAAAACAACTTAGCATGAGTTACTACGATTTACATTCAAATATTAACAAAATAGAGGCAGAAATCATTCGCTTGTAA
- a CDS encoding YceI family protein produces the protein MKTIKNRILLVGALLTIVLVSGFAKSTSTVTPKEIKEVTEVVKNKTINMFVTHGHCSTPFGGVVDDLKVDIPVRMDAGNPLENMRISFEVDPNSFRACRGDVADLTKRVKTKGVFISDNNEKIRFRTTNVFVMGVDWYQINGVMSIKGVEREVKFFATGIRNSYESMSSELVLQGQVNLLDWGIDYDKLVNGQSLDVPTKWLYLNMKIDLC, from the coding sequence ATGAAAACCATTAAAAATAGAATTTTGTTAGTTGGGGCATTGCTAACTATAGTTTTGGTAAGCGGATTTGCTAAAAGTACTTCAACAGTTACACCAAAAGAAATAAAAGAGGTAACCGAAGTTGTAAAAAACAAGACGATTAATATGTTTGTAACACACGGACATTGTAGTACACCGTTTGGAGGAGTTGTAGACGATTTAAAAGTAGATATTCCTGTGCGAATGGATGCTGGAAATCCGTTAGAAAACATGCGAATTTCTTTTGAAGTTGATCCAAACTCATTTAGAGCATGTAGAGGTGATGTGGCTGATTTAACCAAAAGAGTTAAAACTAAAGGAGTGTTTATTAGCGATAACAACGAAAAAATAAGGTTTAGAACTACGAATGTTTTTGTGATGGGAGTAGATTGGTATCAAATTAATGGAGTGATGTCTATTAAAGGAGTGGAAAGAGAAGTGAAGTTTTTTGCAACTGGAATTAGAAATTCATACGAAAGCATGTCTAGCGAATTGGTATTACAAGGTCAAGTAAATTTACTGGATTGGGGTATTGATTATGATAAGCTAGTAAACGGACAATCGTTGGATGTTCCTACCAAATGGTTGTATTTGAATATGAAAATTGATTTGTGTTAA
- a CDS encoding arsenate-mycothiol transferase ArsC — protein MKTQTSTLFTEIQQTLSSLPTVSEERKQVLQPLVNYIQEKLNNKELINLNFICTHNSRRSHLSQVWAQTMAYHYQIPNVNTYSGGTEATAMNATVVTTLVDNGFQIQQLSDGTNPIYAVKYADNTSSIIGFSKKYDNDFNPTSAFGAIMTCSQADEGCPFIAGAEKRVPVTYEDPKLYDGTPLEKEKYLERSLQIAAEMHYVFSTVKA, from the coding sequence ATGAAAACACAAACCTCAACACTATTTACTGAAATACAACAAACTCTTTCAAGTTTACCAACTGTTTCGGAAGAGCGAAAACAAGTTTTACAACCGCTTGTAAATTACATTCAGGAAAAATTAAATAATAAAGAACTTATAAACCTGAATTTTATTTGTACACATAACTCAAGAAGAAGTCACTTGTCGCAAGTATGGGCGCAAACTATGGCGTATCACTACCAAATACCAAATGTAAATACGTATTCTGGTGGTACAGAAGCTACAGCGATGAATGCAACAGTGGTTACTACTTTAGTTGATAACGGATTTCAAATTCAACAATTATCTGATGGAACAAATCCTATATATGCGGTAAAATATGCTGATAACACATCATCTATTATAGGTTTTTCTAAAAAGTATGACAATGATTTTAATCCAACGTCTGCTTTTGGTGCTATCATGACTTGTTCACAAGCTGATGAAGGTTGTCCGTTCATTGCTGGCGCTGAAAAAAGAGTACCCGTTACTTATGAAGATCCAAAACTATATGATGGTACACCATTAGAAAAAGAGAAATACCTAGAGCGTAGCCTGCAAATTGCTGCTGAAATGCACTATGTATTTTCTACTGTAAAAGCTTAG
- a CDS encoding serine hydrolase domain-containing protein, which produces MNKTYFCSILLLIFTSSILQAQKKAQSTTLYSRIDNYLTKGTQNGFSGAVSVIKKGKVIINKGYGLANKNTQTLNNPNTIFDIGSNTKQFTATAILKLAELDKLKLTDSLSQFFPNLPIDKRGITIHQLLSHTAGFTETIGRDFDKIEPKQFFEKLFASDLLAKPGEKYSYSNVGYSILGRIIELVTGQTYEAFLNQYLFKPAGMKQTGYLLPKWDITQLSRSYNRGIIDSKSPIIQYQKDGEISWHLKANGGINSTQNDMLLWHNALKKNKIISKKSFKKLTAPHADYPSGKLSYAYGWTVKTLKNNTKRIAHNGSNGAYAHSIIWFPKEDIYVVYATNANSSEVEFVAYAIAKIILDKNYTPKPIKNNVYSYAINYIRQHTIEDSENLIVLLKENYADDFTNSRLLNSIGNILLMLNKNTDWALEVFKINTQLHPKDGNIWDSLGDGYKANNMKEDAIKSYQKAIELGYKNSQQKLEKLIKN; this is translated from the coding sequence ATGAACAAAACATATTTCTGTAGTATTCTATTACTTATTTTCACAAGTTCTATTTTACAAGCTCAAAAAAAAGCTCAATCAACAACTCTTTATTCAAGAATAGATAACTACCTAACCAAAGGAACACAAAATGGCTTTTCAGGAGCTGTTTCTGTAATTAAAAAAGGGAAAGTCATCATCAATAAAGGTTATGGATTAGCCAACAAAAACACTCAAACACTTAATAATCCAAACACAATTTTTGATATCGGCTCTAACACAAAGCAATTTACCGCAACCGCAATTTTGAAACTTGCTGAATTGGACAAACTAAAATTAACAGATTCATTAAGCCAGTTTTTCCCTAACTTACCTATAGATAAAAGAGGTATTACAATTCACCAATTATTATCACATACCGCTGGTTTTACAGAAACTATTGGTAGGGATTTTGACAAAATCGAACCAAAGCAATTTTTTGAAAAACTTTTTGCGAGTGATTTATTGGCTAAACCTGGTGAGAAATATTCTTACTCAAACGTAGGCTATAGTATCTTGGGGAGAATTATAGAGTTGGTTACTGGTCAAACCTATGAAGCTTTTTTAAACCAGTATCTATTTAAACCTGCTGGAATGAAACAAACAGGATATCTCTTACCAAAATGGGATATCACGCAACTATCTCGTAGTTATAATAGAGGTATTATTGATAGCAAATCACCCATTATTCAATATCAGAAAGACGGAGAAATTTCTTGGCATTTAAAAGCAAATGGAGGAATCAATTCTACTCAAAATGACATGTTACTTTGGCACAATGCGCTCAAAAAAAATAAAATCATATCAAAAAAATCATTTAAAAAACTAACCGCTCCACATGCTGATTACCCTAGCGGAAAGTTAAGTTATGCATATGGATGGACGGTAAAAACTTTAAAAAACAACACCAAAAGAATAGCCCATAATGGTTCTAATGGAGCCTATGCTCATTCTATTATTTGGTTTCCTAAAGAAGACATCTATGTTGTCTATGCAACCAATGCAAACAGCTCAGAAGTAGAATTCGTTGCTTATGCAATTGCAAAAATAATTCTAGATAAAAACTATACTCCAAAACCAATTAAGAACAATGTATATTCGTACGCCATAAACTATATCAGACAACATACAATAGAAGATTCAGAAAACCTCATTGTATTGCTTAAAGAAAATTATGCTGATGATTTTACAAACTCTAGACTTTTAAACTCTATCGGGAACATCTTATTGATGTTGAATAAAAATACTGACTGGGCACTGGAAGTTTTTAAAATAAATACTCAGTTACATCCTAAAGATGGTAATATTTGGGATTCCTTGGGTGATGGTTATAAAGCTAACAACATGAAAGAGGATGCTATTAAAAGCTACCAAAAGGCTATTGAATTGGGTTATAAAAATTCACAGCAGAAATTAGAGAAACTAATAAAAAATTAA
- a CDS encoding DUF6428 family protein: MKLSEIKQHLSALKTIAFQLPDGSLVPNHFHVTEVGKVTKNFIDCGGTVRNEEVVNFQLWNANDYDHRLHPEKLIHIIELSEKVLNIPDLEIEVEYQGSTIGKYGLDFDGTNFLLTTKQTDCLAKDNCGIPTEKPRVKLSDLQKQTTCEPNSGCC, from the coding sequence ATGAAACTCTCAGAAATCAAACAACATTTAAGCGCATTAAAAACAATTGCTTTTCAATTACCTGACGGTAGCTTAGTTCCGAATCATTTTCACGTAACAGAAGTAGGAAAAGTTACTAAAAACTTTATCGATTGCGGTGGAACAGTTAGAAATGAAGAAGTCGTAAACTTTCAATTATGGAATGCCAATGATTATGATCACAGATTACACCCAGAGAAGTTAATTCACATTATTGAGTTATCAGAAAAAGTATTAAATATTCCTGATTTAGAAATTGAAGTAGAGTATCAAGGGAGTACTATTGGTAAATACGGATTAGATTTTGACGGAACCAACTTCTTATTAACTACAAAACAAACAGATTGTTTAGCGAAAGATAACTGCGGAATTCCAACAGAAAAACCAAGAGTAAAGCTATCTGACTTACAAAAACAAACTACTTGTGAACCTAACTCAGGATGCTGCTAA
- the pruA gene encoding L-glutamate gamma-semialdehyde dehydrogenase, with protein sequence MGKGFFHVPTAINEPVKGYAPGSTEREAVSKQYKEYFNGSVDVPMYIGNEEVRTGNTRNMTPPHDHQHVVGQYHIGDRSHAEKAIANALEARTEWAQMPWEQRAAIFLRAAELIAGPYRAKINAATMIAQSKTVHQAEIDAACELIDFLRFNVEYMSEIYNEQPNSDDGIWNRVEYRPLEGFVYAITPFNFTAIAANLPASAAMMGNVVVWKPSDSQIFSAKVIVDVFKEAGVPDGVINVIYGDPVEITDVVLSSPDFAGIHFTGSTYVFKELWKKIGENIHTYKTYPRIVGETGGKDFIIAHPSANPKQVATGISRGAFEFQGQKCSAASRVYLPKSLAEETLNYVKEDIASFKMGSPEDMSNFITAVIHEGSFDKLAKYIDQAKADADAEIIAGGNYDKSKGYFIEPTVILTTNPKYTTMETELFGPVVTIYVYEDADWADTLQLVDGTSEYALTGAVFSTDRYAVAEATKALENCAGNFYVNDKPTGAVVGQQPFGGARASGTNDKAGSAQNLLRWVSPRLIKETFVSPVDYRYPFLG encoded by the coding sequence ATGGGAAAAGGATTTTTTCACGTACCAACTGCCATTAACGAACCAGTAAAAGGATATGCTCCTGGATCTACAGAGCGCGAAGCTGTTTCAAAACAATACAAAGAATATTTTAACGGATCTGTTGATGTACCAATGTACATTGGTAACGAAGAAGTTAGAACAGGAAATACTCGTAATATGACTCCTCCTCACGATCACCAACACGTGGTAGGGCAATATCATATTGGAGATAGATCTCATGCTGAAAAAGCGATTGCTAATGCTTTAGAAGCTCGTACTGAGTGGGCGCAAATGCCATGGGAACAAAGAGCTGCTATCTTTTTACGTGCTGCTGAGTTAATTGCTGGTCCTTACCGTGCAAAGATTAATGCTGCAACAATGATTGCGCAATCTAAAACAGTTCACCAAGCTGAGATTGATGCTGCTTGTGAGTTAATTGACTTTTTACGTTTTAACGTAGAATATATGTCTGAAATTTACAACGAGCAACCAAACTCTGACGACGGAATTTGGAACCGTGTTGAGTACCGTCCGTTAGAAGGATTTGTATACGCAATTACTCCATTTAACTTTACTGCAATTGCTGCAAACTTACCTGCATCAGCTGCAATGATGGGGAACGTTGTGGTATGGAAACCATCAGATAGCCAAATTTTCTCTGCAAAAGTAATTGTAGATGTATTTAAAGAAGCTGGTGTACCAGACGGTGTTATCAACGTAATTTATGGTGATCCTGTTGAAATTACTGATGTAGTTTTATCTTCTCCTGATTTTGCTGGAATCCACTTTACAGGTTCTACTTATGTATTTAAGGAATTATGGAAAAAGATTGGTGAAAACATTCACACTTACAAAACATACCCAAGAATTGTAGGAGAAACTGGTGGTAAAGATTTTATCATTGCACATCCTTCTGCAAACCCAAAACAAGTAGCTACAGGTATTTCTCGTGGTGCTTTTGAATTCCAAGGTCAAAAATGTTCTGCGGCTTCAAGAGTATACTTACCAAAATCGTTAGCTGAAGAAACCTTAAACTATGTAAAAGAAGATATCGCTTCTTTTAAAATGGGTTCTCCAGAAGACATGAGCAACTTTATTACTGCCGTAATTCACGAAGGTTCATTTGATAAGTTAGCAAAGTATATTGACCAAGCAAAAGCTGATGCTGATGCAGAAATTATTGCTGGTGGTAACTACGATAAATCAAAAGGATACTTTATTGAGCCAACTGTTATCTTAACTACAAACCCTAAATACACTACTATGGAAACTGAATTATTCGGCCCTGTAGTAACTATTTATGTTTACGAAGATGCTGATTGGGCTGATACTTTACAATTAGTTGACGGAACTTCTGAGTACGCATTAACTGGTGCTGTATTCTCAACAGATCGTTATGCAGTTGCTGAAGCTACTAAAGCTTTAGAAAACTGTGCTGGTAACTTCTATGTAAACGATAAGCCAACAGGTGCTGTAGTAGGACAACAACCATTTGGTGGAGCAAGAGCTTCAGGAACGAACGATAAAGCAGGATCTGCTCAAAACTTATTACGTTGGGTATCTCCTCGTTTAATTAAAGAAACTTTTGTTTCTCCTGTAGATTATCGTTACCCATTCTTAGGATAA
- a CDS encoding glutaminase, which yields MNYKEILETVYQKIAPIENVGELATYIPELATINSEKFGVHISTVANTNFGLGNFQEKFSIQSIAKVLSLCLAYKHLGESIWDRLGVEPSGNSFNSLVQLETDNGIPRNPFINAGAIVIADILISSLVNPKEDLLNFIKSLSKNKDIDYSAKIAASEKSVGYRNVALCNFIKSYGNIYNDPEVVLDFYFDLCSLELTCEQLSELFFFLANNGQTRQGEQILTKSQSKRINALMQTCGFYDESGEFAFKVGLAGKSGVGGGIIAIHPNQYAIAVWSPKLNKKGNSYRGMRFLEEFTTLSEQSIF from the coding sequence ATGAATTACAAAGAAATACTTGAAACTGTATATCAAAAAATAGCTCCTATTGAAAATGTAGGAGAGTTAGCTACCTATATTCCTGAATTAGCTACGATTAATTCTGAAAAATTTGGAGTGCATATTTCAACTGTTGCAAATACTAACTTTGGTTTGGGAAACTTTCAAGAAAAATTCTCTATTCAAAGTATTGCTAAAGTATTATCACTTTGTTTGGCATATAAACATCTTGGTGAATCTATTTGGGACAGATTGGGCGTAGAACCTTCAGGTAACAGTTTCAATTCACTTGTTCAATTGGAAACAGACAATGGTATTCCTAGAAATCCGTTTATCAATGCTGGTGCTATTGTAATTGCCGATATTTTAATTAGCAGTTTAGTAAATCCGAAGGAAGATTTATTGAATTTCATCAAGAGCCTTTCTAAAAATAAAGACATTGACTACTCTGCAAAAATTGCAGCCTCTGAAAAATCGGTAGGATACAGAAATGTTGCCTTGTGTAATTTTATTAAGTCCTACGGAAACATATACAACGACCCTGAAGTGGTGCTTGATTTCTATTTCGACTTATGTTCGCTGGAATTGACTTGCGAACAGCTTTCTGAATTATTTTTCTTCTTAGCCAATAACGGACAAACCAGACAGGGCGAGCAAATATTAACCAAAAGCCAATCCAAAAGAATCAATGCTTTGATGCAAACCTGTGGTTTTTACGACGAATCTGGTGAGTTTGCTTTCAAAGTTGGACTTGCAGGCAAAAGTGGTGTTGGTGGTGGTATTATTGCCATACACCCTAACCAATATGCGATTGCTGTATGGAGCCCTAAATTGAATAAAAAAGGAAATTCGTATAGAGGTATGCGCTTTTTAGAAGAGTTTACCACCCTTTCTGAACAATCTATTTTTTAG
- a CDS encoding helix-turn-helix domain-containing protein produces the protein MNVKFLRTQKHLTQEELAEKSGVSIRTIQRIEAGQEPKGYTAKALSKALGVDLATISNIEKPKEAINYSLVKLINLSSAFVSFIPLLNIIVPLVIMYFGKQKNTLTKQIISLQILWTITSTIIFFLAGSLKLSLSLSRLFSLWVMIFLILINIILIIINTASIDKNKKLYFKLNFSFI, from the coding sequence ATGAATGTTAAATTTCTAAGAACCCAAAAACATCTTACTCAGGAAGAACTTGCTGAGAAGTCTGGGGTTTCCATTAGAACAATTCAACGAATAGAAGCAGGTCAAGAACCAAAAGGATATACTGCAAAAGCACTTTCTAAAGCACTTGGCGTAGATTTAGCTACCATAAGTAATATAGAAAAACCAAAAGAAGCCATAAACTACTCGTTAGTTAAGCTAATCAATCTTTCTTCAGCATTTGTATCCTTTATTCCATTATTAAATATTATAGTACCATTGGTTATTATGTATTTTGGTAAGCAAAAAAATACTCTTACCAAACAAATCATCTCTCTCCAAATTTTATGGACCATCACTTCAACAATAATTTTTTTCCTCGCAGGATCACTTAAACTTTCACTATCTCTTTCTCGTCTTTTCTCTCTTTGGGTTATGATTTTTCTAATTCTAATAAATATCATTTTAATTATTATAAACACCGCCTCTATCGATAAAAACAAGAAACTGTACTTTAAGCTCAACTTTAGCTTCATATAA
- a CDS encoding DEAD/DEAH box helicase encodes MQFTDLQLNKSILKALTEERHHKPTLVQQEVIPLVLDKKDVIVAAQTGTGKTAAFALPIIQELSKEADVEKGAKKIKALIISPTRELAIQIEENFKTYSKYTNLRSTVIYGGMSTQPQKDVLVKGVDILIATPGRFIDLHKQGSIDVRQLKTFVLDEADLMLDMGFIDDVRKIEELCPRKKQTLLFSATMPEKVNDLAKSMLYKPEKVDISPTETTSKNIGQLLYYTPKKHKVDLCLHLLRNTIKGRIIIFRRTKFGVDKLEKTLQKNGYKATSVHGDKSQNLRNQAIEDFKNNKANILIATDVAARGIDVSKVDAVINVDLPNIPETYVHRIGRTGRAGKSGIAFSLCSADETSYIKAIQEFMDRTIKIVEDHPFPLAKPKKKKQPNTISKHKKGRKSEASKKKKKRWY; translated from the coding sequence ATGCAGTTTACAGACTTACAACTCAATAAATCTATCTTAAAAGCGCTTACGGAAGAAAGGCATCACAAACCAACTTTAGTACAACAAGAAGTAATTCCATTGGTACTCGATAAAAAAGATGTGATTGTAGCTGCACAAACAGGTACTGGTAAAACTGCTGCTTTTGCATTACCTATTATTCAAGAGCTTTCTAAAGAAGCTGATGTTGAAAAAGGAGCCAAAAAGATCAAAGCTTTAATTATAAGCCCTACCCGAGAACTTGCCATTCAAATTGAAGAAAATTTTAAAACCTATAGTAAGTACACTAACTTAAGAAGTACTGTTATATATGGGGGTATGTCTACACAACCTCAAAAAGATGTACTGGTAAAAGGTGTTGATATTTTAATTGCTACTCCAGGTCGTTTTATCGACTTGCACAAACAAGGTAGTATTGATGTTCGTCAACTAAAAACTTTTGTTTTAGATGAAGCTGATTTAATGTTAGACATGGGCTTTATTGACGATGTAAGAAAGATTGAAGAATTGTGTCCGCGTAAAAAACAAACCTTACTATTTTCTGCAACGATGCCAGAGAAGGTGAACGATTTAGCAAAATCAATGTTGTACAAACCTGAGAAAGTAGACATTTCACCTACGGAAACTACTTCTAAAAACATTGGTCAACTACTGTATTACACACCAAAAAAACATAAGGTTGACTTGTGTTTGCACTTATTACGCAATACTATAAAAGGACGTATTATTATATTTCGTCGTACCAAATTTGGAGTTGACAAATTGGAGAAAACTCTTCAAAAAAACGGCTATAAAGCAACCAGTGTTCATGGTGATAAATCTCAAAACTTACGTAACCAAGCCATAGAAGACTTCAAAAACAACAAAGCCAACATTTTAATTGCTACCGATGTTGCTGCTCGTGGAATTGACGTTAGTAAAGTAGATGCGGTAATTAATGTTGACTTACCTAACATTCCTGAAACGTATGTGCATAGAATTGGAAGAACTGGTAGAGCAGGTAAATCTGGAATCGCCTTTTCGTTATGTAGTGCAGATGAAACTTCCTATATCAAAGCTATTCAAGAATTTATGGATAGAACTATAAAAATTGTAGAAGACCATCCATTTCCGTTAGCCAAACCGAAGAAGAAAAAACAACCCAACACTATTAGTAAACACAAAAAAGGAAGAAAATCAGAAGCTTCTAAAAAAAAGAAAAAACGCTGGTATTAA
- a CDS encoding ArsR/SmtB family transcription factor has product MGLTKSEIFTEEQNQLATIAKVLGHPARIAIIKHLFKLNSCVCGDLVNEIGLAQPTISQHLKELKKVGIIKGTIEGTSVCYCINPSTWKEIKTLLSSFLNLDINNQNCC; this is encoded by the coding sequence ATGGGATTAACCAAATCAGAAATATTTACTGAAGAGCAAAATCAATTAGCTACGATTGCGAAAGTGTTAGGGCACCCAGCTCGTATTGCTATTATAAAACACTTATTTAAATTGAATTCTTGTGTGTGTGGTGATTTAGTAAATGAAATCGGTTTGGCTCAACCTACTATTTCGCAACATTTAAAAGAATTAAAAAAAGTTGGTATTATTAAAGGGACTATTGAAGGAACTAGCGTTTGCTATTGCATCAATCCATCAACATGGAAAGAGATTAAAACCTTACTTTCTTCTTTTTTAAACCTTGATATAAATAACCAAAACTGTTGCTAA
- the rsmG gene encoding 16S rRNA (guanine(527)-N(7))-methyltransferase RsmG, with the protein MKLVKKYFDNLSETQLEQFSKLQELYEDWNLKINVVSRKDIDELYLRHVLHSLGIAKVMEFKAGAKVMDVGTGGGFPGIPLAILFPETQFHLVDSIGKKIKVVNEVAEGLGLQNVKTTHGRVEEVDDTYDFIVSRAVAQMETFHRWVKNKVHKKQNHALKNGILYLKGGDLTEELANFPKATIYDLPDFFEEDFFETKKVVHLPMKYKG; encoded by the coding sequence TTGAAACTTGTAAAAAAATACTTTGACAATTTATCGGAAACACAATTAGAGCAATTTTCTAAGTTGCAAGAATTGTATGAAGACTGGAACTTAAAAATTAATGTAGTTTCTCGTAAAGATATTGATGAATTGTATTTACGTCACGTATTACATTCACTAGGAATTGCAAAGGTGATGGAGTTTAAAGCTGGAGCCAAAGTAATGGATGTAGGTACTGGAGGAGGTTTTCCAGGAATTCCGTTAGCTATTTTATTTCCTGAAACTCAATTTCATTTGGTAGATTCTATCGGTAAGAAGATTAAAGTAGTAAATGAAGTTGCTGAAGGTTTAGGTTTACAGAATGTAAAAACGACTCACGGACGTGTTGAAGAAGTTGATGATACGTACGATTTTATTGTAAGTAGAGCGGTAGCGCAAATGGAAACATTTCACCGTTGGGTGAAAAATAAAGTGCATAAAAAACAAAATCACGCACTTAAAAACGGAATTTTATATTTAAAAGGTGGTGACCTTACGGAAGAACTTGCGAACTTCCCTAAAGCCACCATTTATGATTTACCTGACTTTTTTGAAGAAGATTTCTTCGAAACTAAAAAAGTGGTGCATTTACCAATGAAATATAAAGGCTAA